DNA from Rosa rugosa chromosome 6, drRosRugo1.1, whole genome shotgun sequence:
TTCGCTGGTCGCGGTGGAGTTGCTTGTCTGCAGTGGTGCAGCAGTGGCCGGATTGTGGCTGGGGCGCGACGCTTGGAGGGCAACCTAGTCGGGAGGCGGGACGGGAGTGGAGCGACGGTGGTCGACCACTGGAGGTGATCCGGCAGGGGTGGTGCGACGGGAGTGTTGGTGCAGGGTATGCCTGGGCCATTGCTAGTGGGCTTCTGAAATCAGTGGGATTTGATCTGGGTTTGGGAaattcaagctttggaaattgtCCAACACTTGGCCATGTCGCAAATTCTCTGCAATGTTTAGAGGCAGAGAACCCAGACCAAGCAAAATagcgaaaaaaaataaaattatatgtTATTCAATGTGTCTGtctgtaactctctctctctctctctctctctctctctgagatgCTGGGTTGTCTTTGGGGCTTCGTATAATTTAGACTGAAGTGAATCGCTGAAGGAAGAAGAGGGGTTAGCAAATGCTATATTTGGGCTTTGATTGCTGCAATGCAAAAGAAGCATTTTGTTGGAAAAGCTCAGGTGATTTAGAGCTCAAAGTTGGAGGCATCGATCACCGGCGTTTGTCGGAACCAAGTTGGAGAAGCTCCTCGAGGGTGAAACGGTTATTGAATCGTTCAATTCAGTTCCGAGGATTCAACCCATTTTTCTCACAGACCCAATTGAAGAAATTTGAAGCCTTTGGTGTATTTATGCCTGACATTGAGCCTGGATGATGCACTATTTGTTAATTTAGAAAGCAAATGGACATCACAGACAATGAAGAGAAGCAGAGAGATTGATTTGAATGTGCAAGTTCCAATTGATGAATCTGGAACAATGGTTAAAAAGTTGAAGTTTTTCATGTCTATTTTTGGAAACAATGGTCTCCGCCAGCAAGGATGGGAATGATCTCTTTTCGtccttgcttcttctcacagaCAATGGTATCAATCGTCCTTGCTTCTTCTCATTCAATCCCAATCACGAGCTCTCATCCTCCTTCCACCAAAACCCAGatcaccaaaaaaataaaataaaaaaaagcccAAAATCCCAATTCTATCAAAGCTGATTGTTTTGGAAATGAGTTGACAACGATAAAGAATGAACAACAGGGAGATGCTTGATATGAGGCAAGATCACCAAGACCAGCCAGATGATCGAAAGAACAGAGTAAAGAGAGATTAAACTGAGCAgcgaaggaagagaagaaagtagggaaaaaggaaaaaaaaatagaaaaaaatgtttaaaaaaaattgaattaaaatatGAATGGACGAAAATGCCCTTCAAAATATGCCACGTGGCACGCACAGTAATGGAGCTAAGatcaagttcacccgttgggtcaccgggtcacctactattcactgctttttagtgtatattttcattctctggatCACGAAATACAccgtgcccgtgacccagggcacgaaatacactgtgcaggtcaccatggtgacccagaataCTATTCAGGGTGATCCAggacacgaaatacactgtactCGTGACCTAGATGGCAAAATAACCataaaagcagtgaatagtaggtgacctggtgacccaatgAGTGAATTTGCTCTAACGGTTCAAGATACCAAAATTAGGTCGAGGTGAGAACCTCAGATATCAATCTAATAGTTTTGGAAGCTAAGGTACGAAAGTTTAGAATGACGAAAATGTGAGACACTTTTTGAACCATTTTCCCTGAATTATACACAAATGATTTTAGAAttttaatagaaaaaaataataataaaactttAATCCATAGGGTTAAACggtgtaaataaaaaaaatgagaagttTGGTGTTGGCAACTCCAGCACCCCAcatgtcatcaaaaaaaaaactccaacaCTCCACCATTTCGTTTCCCTAAGCGGAATACGGCGGCACCATCATGGGTAAGTTGTCGGCCGGTGGTTGCACTGCCGCTGCTTGAGGCTTCATTTTTCATGGcctaaaataaaagattaagaaaaaagaaggaaaaaaaaaaaagaagcagcaAGGTTATAGTTTCACGTGGCATCATTTCATTGGCCTCACATATTCCTTCATTTAGTTTGGCATACACGGCTACGCTGCTCCACATCACTAGACGATAGGCaccggctctctctctctctcgctctctgaGCTGCCCTGCTGCGTGAGAGTTGGGACTATCTCTCAGTAAgtccttttctttattttctgtttGAATTAATGGGTTTAATCTCAATTCATTGAAAAAGAACCATTTTTGTTTCTGGGTGTACATCAATATGGAAAATGAAAGTATTTGGAATTTTGTATCTAACATTTTCTGAATAAGAACCCTACTTGATGCTGTTAAAGTTATTACTACAATTGGTTCCATTTGAGGGGAAAGTAATTAAACAAAGGTTCAAAATTAATGACAATATTGGAGGTTTTACCAGTTGTGGTTTTCTTAATGATGATGGATGATTCTTCGTTGAACTCGGTTGCGGAGTAAATTAACTATTGGTGGGTGGGTGGGAGTTAGAATTGTGACCCTTTTCTTGTCCTCTATTTTGCAGGAGTTCTAATCTATCAAACATGGACATAGGCAGTACGCGGTTAGCTTTCTTCACATTTATACATAATTCCAGTTGATTCCTCCATTTCAGCAAAAAAGTGTTTTACTTTACCAACTTTCATGGCATGAACTCATAAATTCTCCATCTTTATCTCTTAAGCTGCAAATCTGCTCAGTTTAGCATTTACTGAATATAATAACATAATCTCGATTTTAGTCTTTCCAGTTTCACTGAATTACTGTTGTAGTTAAGcatttgtgaattttatttttatttctttgattGTCCGGATAGGTGTTGCCTTGACAAACAAGTGTTGTGGTTGTCGAGCAAAAATTCAAGAAAATTGGATTGGAAAAACATCCACCCACCTCCATATACTGTGGATACTTGGAAATTAAAGTTGGGCTTTCAGAGGTTGATAAATTCTCAAGTGTTCACCGGGGAGCATTCCCTGAATCATGTCTTGTGGAGAAGATATTCAATTCCCACTAGTTTGGAGGAATCATCATCAGAACCACCAGAAGCTTATGGTAGCAATGATGAACTTAAAGATTCAGGGCAGGAGCTTCTTGCTCAACCTTTAAGAAGCAATGAGGTATAATCATGCACTAATGTGTTGTACACTGTAAATTCAATTACAAAGAGAAGTTGACATCCTTTGTTTCATACTTATACTCTCCACTGTCCTAATCCATCTATCTTTTTAAAGTGGTTTGATGAAATCTAGAAATTGGAATAAACTATGGTAATGGATCTTGGAACTGGTCAGAACAATTTACTAAAAAAAGATCCTTGACAACATTCAACTGCATGGAGTTCCTTTTTTCCTTCGTGTCTCATTCCTAGCTGCCCTTTGGCTTATTAAGAATTCTCATATGGTGCTATTTTATAGTAGACACAGAAAAGTTTTAAAGTTTGGTCTGAACTTTGAGTTGTTCACAATGTGGACTCATAACAATTTTGATTGGTcttgaagaaaatgaagtggCAGTTTGCAGCTTAGCTTAGTTGTTAAAGTTTGACATAGTCCTAGTTCATTCTTCACTTATCAgtgtattattatttttttaggcTTGTTTTCCCGTAGAACTTTGTATTACCTTGATTGCGAGGATAAAGCTTGCTCAAGACAGAAAATATGTCCCAGTTTTGGTCAGATGCTGTTTTCATGGTTCAAACCTTCTGTCAAAGTATATGAAAACAAAGACCTCTTTTGCTAAATCAAAAATGGCTTAGCATTTCCTGATATTCATGACACGATTGAAAAGGTGTATTTAACTATATACCGTAGATACTCACAAAGATTGTCATTGTTAATTAACTCAATTTTAATGATTTGATTTTAACAGTAGAAAATGTGGATACAGTTGAGTATCTGTGGGTGAGGAGAGTTTCttaattttacattttttttttttttgacaatttttacattttctttgaaCTGCTCTTATATAGAGATTCTAAGTCGTGCTTCACTTACTGTAATTGCTGCTTTGTTCTGGGTCTACGATGAATGTAAAGTGAAAGGACAGAACAATAGTGGGTGTCAAGCAAgagttctttcttctttttttctttttctccctcAAAAAGAATTTATGTGaactcctttcaaaaaaaaaaaaaaaaaaaaaaaagaatttatgTGAAATATTGAATAAATTGATAAGTTCTCACTCCAGATAAATTAtcacttcttttttctttatattttgcAAATGTTGTCTTAAGTAGAATTGTTTCAGTAGATGTGAGTGACCAGATGAAGGAATATTATAACTCTTGTAGGATGTTAATGACCAGTTAACTGCAGCTCGAATACTAATGACTATCCCTGACATCGATTTCATTGGTTCCTAATATAACTCTGGAGTAACATGTTAGTTCCTAATTTTTTGATATGCATTATCCGATACTACTGCATGATGCAATATTATATCTTGTGTTGTTTCTTATATGGTCTTAGACTCTTAGCCTGCAGTTCTGATACTAATGATTATTGGTGACGTCGATTTAATTAGTTTTGAACTTTGATACAACACAATCTTGTTGACTAACATATTAGTTTTTAAGATCCCTAAAACTAACTCATGTTACATTTATATATCAGTTGAAGTCCCTACTGGCTGATTCTGAAAGAACAAAGCTCATTACAAAACTAAGTGAAGCCAATCAACAAAACCGATTCCTCAAAAGACAGGTTTGTGTATACTATTTAACAAACACACCAGTGGAACTTCTAGGAGTGCTGAAGTTAGCATTTATTCATTTCCAAATAAGGAGAATATGCTTTAATAGGCACTATTTAACACGTTATTTTTTAGAAATAAGTTTGGAAATTGACGTTGTTTTTCTTGATTTCTTGTCTGTGCAGTTGCATATAAAGGAGGATGAGTTGGTGAACTTCAAAAGTGAACTTGCTGTCTTGGAACTTGAAATTCAGGTTAGACTTTTTACAATTGACTGCTGTCTGAAATTATTGCATGATTCTAATGTTATCACATGCGACTAATTGAAGTCCCAAGAGATCAATGCTGCTATGACATGTGACTAATCTATGTCTCAAGAAACCACGTCTGGCAGTTTTAATATGATAACAATCCATTTGTTTTGCAATAACGGATGTAGTTCAAGGGCAATTTTGGAAGGAGCAAATAATTATCATCTTGATTTTGATATCATTTTACTCATATCCCGTCGTGAGTACATTTACTTAGATGTCTGTAATTGATTGGTTTCAACACTGGTCTTGCTTGAAGTATTCTCAACTAgtaatcctttttctttttttttttaaatctttcCATATCAAAACATAGGCTCTATATGTCGTGAATATATAACCACTATGTTTACTGTTCCTAATAGCACTCCATCATAGACCCATAGTGCAACATGGTTAGGTAACTTTGTCCCACAGCCACTCTGCTTTGAGATGGTATATTCTTCATAGTTACGTAAAAGTATCTTATTAGACACGTTAGAACTAGAAAGTCCGGAGGTTCTAGGATATTTTTAGTACAGATAAATTCTTTCAAGATTTAAACTGGTATAAGAGAAGTGTAAGCTGCTGCCTAAGTTGTTGTAGCAGCGTACAGACGTACAGCAGACAGAGATGTCCAACAATAATAAATATATAGAAACATCCACAATAAATATATAGAAACATCAAACATGAGATGGAAACCAATAGGATCAAGATTGGTGGCCGGGCAGACAAATAATTTGGGTCAATCAGACCTAGAAGAAGCAAGCTAATTGTTTGGAGATAACAAATTAGTATTCGGTTGTCTAGAAAGTTGTGGGATAATATATTTCTTCAGAAAAGTGAGTAGGAAAATTGGATAGCAAGAAAAGGAATCCTGAAATATCTtagttttgttgtttgtttagcTAGAAGGTCCAGTGAAGTAGTTTACTATTATGTTTACTTTAATAGTTCTTGTAAGTTAATGGTCCGCAATTTCTGTCAAATAGGGATGATGGGATTTCTGAGGAAGTTTAAAGTCTCTTTCCCTGTGGGGCATAACTATTTTGGTATGCAAActtacaaaagaaaaagaaaaaacaagcgTAGTTACTTTCTTAAGTTTCACtttcatccttttttttttccttgggcCAACCAAACAGACCCATATGGACCAACTTACACTCATATAACACTTTCATTGAAAAATATTGTGGAGGGTGTTGAGAAGATTAAAGAAAGTCCTGCACTTGAAATACATTCTAGATTAAATGGCTCATGTTAAAGGTTATGTTTTCATGCATCACGTGATTGAATAAAGTACGAGACTTGTGTCGTCATGATTCCTTTAGTTGTTATGATGGCAGGCTTTGATGAAATTGGCAGAAGAAAACACAAAATCTGTCATTCCAGTTGGTTCAAGAAAGATTAATGGGAAATACATTCAATCTCATCTTCTTTCCCGTTTAGAAGGTAACTTGCTCAAGCATGACTTTATTCTTTCATCATGAGTCACTAGTTTCTCCCGctacattttttttccttaagttGATAAGTTAAGAATATTCTATGTAAAAGCATCTTAGAAGGGGTTGTCTACAGATAAAGATAAAAATGTAAAAGAAACAGTATAT
Protein-coding regions in this window:
- the LOC133713441 gene encoding protein PTST, chloroplastic-like isoform X1, translated to MDIGSTRCCLDKQVLWLSSKNSRKLDWKNIHPPPYTVDTWKLKLGFQRLINSQVFTGEHSLNHVLWRRYSIPTSLEESSSEPPEAYGSNDELKDSGQELLAQPLRSNELKSLLADSERTKLITKLSEANQQNRFLKRQLHIKEDELVNFKSELAVLELEIQALMKLAEENTKSVIPVGSRKINGKYIQSHLLSRLEAVHEKLTEQIKDVDAAQSKEVSLLWCGMAESVQVMGTFDGWSQGEHLSAEYAGSFTTFSTTLMLRPGRYEIKFLVDGEWKLSPEFPTVGEGLMRNNLLVVE
- the LOC133713441 gene encoding protein PTST, chloroplastic-like isoform X2, producing the protein MDIGSTRCCLDKQVLWLSSKNSRKLDWKNIHPPPYTVDTWKLKLGFQRLINSQVFTGEHSLNHVLWRRYSIPTSLEESSSEPPEAYGSNDELKDSGQELLAQPLRSNELHIKEDELVNFKSELAVLELEIQALMKLAEENTKSVIPVGSRKINGKYIQSHLLSRLEAVHEKLTEQIKDVDAAQSKEVSLLWCGMAESVQVMGTFDGWSQGEHLSAEYAGSFTTFSTTLMLRPGRYEIKFLVDGEWKLSPEFPTVGEGLMRNNLLVVE